A stretch of the Snodgrassella alvi genome encodes the following:
- a CDS encoding ACT domain-containing protein has translation MSGESNLHVLLQSAAPQHNAGKYVFCTVKQPVAELLSAAVATVQESEGTTLILPQAVADEHQLSYDYVAGWITLKVHSSLSAVGLTAAFSRALAQQNISCNVVAGYYHDHIFVAETDVAPALDILNHLDKA, from the coding sequence ATGTCTGGTGAAAGTAATTTGCATGTTTTGCTCCAATCGGCAGCGCCGCAGCATAATGCGGGCAAATATGTGTTCTGTACCGTAAAGCAGCCGGTGGCTGAATTGCTGTCTGCTGCTGTGGCTACTGTGCAGGAAAGTGAGGGAACTACGCTGATTCTGCCTCAGGCTGTGGCTGATGAGCATCAGCTAAGCTATGACTATGTTGCCGGCTGGATTACCTTGAAGGTGCATTCATCTCTGTCTGCTGTAGGACTTACCGCCGCTTTTTCTCGCGCTCTGGCACAGCAGAATATCAGCTGTAATGTTGTGGCCGGCTATTATCATGATCATATTTTTGTTGCAGAAACTGATGTAGCACCGGCTTTGGATATTCTCAATCATTTGGACAAAGCATAA
- a CDS encoding prephenate dehydrogenase, with product MHKLVLIGVGLIGGSLALDLKRAARVEEVVGIDIDADNLTRALERRVIDCAYECINAESMADADMVLIATPVNTLPIICRQLAPFLPDRCIVTDVGSTKQLALQAFAAELPQHYERCVAAHPIAGSDRHGALAAQFGLFAAKKCIICAHEQQDKTALQAVEAMWQAVQAQIYHLDAARHDAIFAAVSHLPHMLAYAYVHQLAEAANADELLQFAGSGFRDFTRIAASHPQIWTDICLANRQVLAGLLEKQQQELAYLKQCLQDGDAQKLTAFFAKAQKIRESWQNEQIQATAGVPAGR from the coding sequence ATGCATAAGCTGGTGCTGATTGGGGTAGGGCTGATAGGTGGTTCGCTGGCACTGGATTTAAAACGGGCGGCACGGGTGGAAGAGGTGGTTGGCATTGATATTGATGCTGACAATCTGACGCGGGCTTTAGAGCGACGTGTAATTGATTGTGCCTACGAATGCATTAATGCAGAAAGTATGGCTGATGCCGATATGGTGCTCATCGCTACGCCAGTTAATACTTTGCCGATTATCTGTCGCCAGCTTGCGCCATTTTTGCCAGATAGATGTATTGTCACTGATGTGGGCAGTACTAAGCAGCTGGCTTTGCAGGCTTTTGCTGCTGAGTTGCCACAGCATTATGAGCGCTGTGTGGCGGCACATCCGATTGCTGGTTCCGACCGTCATGGGGCGCTGGCGGCACAGTTTGGCTTGTTTGCTGCAAAAAAATGTATTATCTGTGCTCATGAGCAGCAGGATAAAACGGCTTTGCAGGCTGTGGAAGCAATGTGGCAAGCGGTGCAGGCGCAAATTTATCATCTGGATGCAGCCAGACATGATGCGATTTTTGCTGCTGTAAGCCATTTGCCGCATATGCTGGCTTATGCCTATGTGCATCAGCTGGCGGAAGCAGCTAATGCGGATGAGCTGTTACAATTTGCTGGTAGCGGTTTTCGGGATTTCACTCGAATTGCTGCCAGTCATCCGCAGATATGGACGGATATTTGTTTGGCGAACCGACAGGTGCTGGCTGGTCTGCTTGAGAAACAACAGCAGGAGCTGGCATATTTGAAGCAATGCCTGCAAGATGGTGATGCGCAGAAGCTCACGGCTTTTTTTGCAAAGGCTCAGAAAATCCGTGAAAGCTGGCAAAATGAGCAAATTCAGGCTACAGCAGGTGTGCCGGCAGGCAGATAA
- a CDS encoding 3'-5' exonuclease, which translates to MNPILAFDIETVPDVAGIRVLHHLPAEVSDADVVEFALQQRRAKTGGNDFMQLHLQQVVAISCCMRWGAEKIHVGSIGTPEDSEETLIARFFELIETHTPQLVSWNGGGFDLPVLHYRALIYGISAARYWDMGEGDFGDSRDFKWNNYISRYHARHCDLMDLLSLYQARACVPLDDMAKLCGFPGKLGMDGSKVWAAYQQGELTQIRQYCETDAANTYLMYLRFNLLRGFLNADEYEQEIRGLKVYLKGLQAPHWQEFLDAWGRPL; encoded by the coding sequence ATGAATCCGATTTTGGCTTTCGATATTGAAACCGTGCCTGATGTGGCCGGTATCCGGGTACTTCATCATTTGCCGGCGGAAGTAAGTGATGCCGATGTGGTGGAGTTTGCTTTGCAGCAGCGAAGGGCAAAAACTGGCGGTAATGATTTTATGCAGCTGCATTTGCAGCAGGTAGTAGCCATTTCATGCTGTATGCGCTGGGGGGCAGAAAAAATTCATGTTGGTAGTATTGGCACGCCAGAAGATAGTGAAGAAACGCTGATTGCACGTTTTTTTGAGTTGATTGAAACACATACGCCGCAATTGGTGAGTTGGAATGGTGGTGGATTTGATTTACCGGTGTTGCATTATCGTGCGCTAATTTATGGTATCAGTGCCGCCCGTTACTGGGATATGGGGGAAGGGGATTTTGGTGACAGCCGAGATTTCAAATGGAACAACTATATCAGCCGCTATCATGCACGTCATTGTGATTTGATGGATTTGCTTTCTCTCTATCAAGCGCGAGCCTGTGTTCCGTTGGATGATATGGCTAAGCTGTGTGGTTTTCCAGGTAAGCTGGGGATGGATGGTAGTAAGGTCTGGGCTGCATATCAGCAGGGAGAATTAACCCAGATTCGGCAGTACTGTGAGACAGATGCCGCTAATACTTATTTAATGTATCTGCGTTTTAATCTGTTGCGTGGTTTTCTGAATGCCGATGAATACGAACAGGAAATCCGTGGTCTGAAGGTTTACCTGAAAGGATTGCAGGCGCCGCACTGGCAGGAATTTCTGGATGCATGGGGACGGCCACTCTGA
- a CDS encoding DsbC family protein yields the protein MINKIRLWQWLVPLLAIPVLASCDGTPVHNIDKTASAKSGISDSASANKAAAVGAAVDDATNKKISDNLSKNMQKAFKSSELNVQSIYTTPFKGIYEVVITGNQIIYTDENADYIMLGNLIDLKHHQNLTEQRMSDLSKIDFDQLPLDKAIKEVRGNGTRVMAVFSDPDCPFCKKLEEEIAQIDNLTVYTFLMPVPDLHPGAQKKAVQIWCQKERTTAWTEWMRHGKEPASVANCSNPVEDTMKLGNKFGFDGTPTMVFPNGKTISGLMRKNELEQELIKNQK from the coding sequence ATGATAAACAAAATCCGCTTATGGCAATGGCTTGTTCCTTTACTGGCCATACCTGTCCTCGCTTCTTGCGACGGTACTCCCGTTCATAATATAGACAAAACCGCCAGTGCCAAATCCGGTATCAGTGACTCAGCATCAGCCAATAAAGCTGCTGCAGTTGGTGCGGCAGTAGATGACGCAACCAATAAAAAAATTAGCGATAATCTGTCCAAAAACATGCAAAAAGCATTTAAAAGCTCAGAGTTAAACGTTCAGAGTATCTATACCACTCCATTTAAAGGTATATATGAAGTGGTAATCACCGGTAATCAGATTATCTATACTGATGAAAATGCCGATTACATCATGCTGGGTAATCTGATTGATCTCAAACACCATCAGAATCTGACGGAGCAACGTATGAGTGATTTATCAAAAATAGATTTTGACCAGTTACCACTGGATAAAGCAATCAAAGAAGTACGTGGCAACGGCACACGGGTAATGGCAGTATTCTCCGACCCAGATTGCCCTTTCTGTAAAAAACTGGAAGAAGAAATCGCCCAGATTGATAACCTCACAGTTTATACATTCCTCATGCCGGTACCCGATCTACATCCAGGCGCACAGAAAAAAGCAGTACAAATATGGTGTCAGAAAGAACGCACCACCGCCTGGACAGAATGGATGCGTCATGGCAAGGAACCAGCCAGCGTAGCCAATTGCAGTAACCCCGTAGAAGACACCATGAAATTAGGCAATAAATTTGGTTTTGATGGTACCCCCACCATGGTATTTCCGAACGGCAAAACCATTTCCGGCCTAATGCGTAAAAATGAACTGGAGCAGGAATTAATCAAAAATCAGAAATAA